From Methanobacterium congolense, one genomic window encodes:
- a CDS encoding MnmC family methyltransferase, with protein MIRQGLLKFQFQSFEVPCNVSINIHCQDARKVVVRFLNEVESRKNGSKRSVNNGSHFEEVHEEGSSKYYGKSYGSYDAVFLDPFSPLKSPELYSVEFFKTLKVLMKDDGMILTYTSAAPVRSALVEAGFHVG; from the coding sequence TTGATCCGTCAGGGATTACTTAAATTCCAATTTCAGAGCTTTGAAGTTCCATGTAATGTCAGTATAAACATTCACTGCCAGGATGCAAGAAAAGTGGTCGTGAGATTTTTAAATGAAGTTGAATCCAGAAAAAATGGATCAAAAAGATCAGTTAACAACGGATCTCATTTTGAAGAGGTGCATGAAGAAGGTTCCTCGAAATATTATGGAAAGTCCTATGGATCCTACGATGCTGTTTTTCTTGATCCATTCAGTCCCCTGAAATCTCCAGAACTTTACAGTGTGGAGTTTTTTAAAACTTTGAAGGTACTAATGAAGGATGATGGTATGATCCTGACCTACACATCTGCAGCCCCTGTCAGAAGTGCACTCGTGGAAGCTGGTTTTCACGTGGGGTGA
- a CDS encoding protein translocase subunit SecF, with amino-acid sequence MSAKEKILESYKPLIIIPVIVTILALAIVATHGLNEGIDLKGGSIATVQLEKSVSSGELESLIQSGTGIEDVSVSTSGKQATVELGGAADVVKFTNSVNGTATILSYRSVGPLLSAQALNQVYWALAFAFIFMSVTVFIVFRKIVPSLAVICSAFVDIVVAVGGMSLFGIPLSMASVGALLMLIGYSVDTDILLTTRVLKDREGTVNERAAGAFKTGITMTGAAIGAMAALYVITIVFIPSAKTLSEIAAVLILGLLADLMATWLMNLGLLRWYMEGHR; translated from the coding sequence ATGTCAGCAAAAGAGAAGATCTTAGAATCTTATAAACCCTTGATAATAATTCCAGTAATAGTTACAATACTGGCTCTGGCCATTGTAGCAACGCATGGGCTAAATGAAGGTATAGACCTGAAAGGAGGGTCTATAGCTACAGTACAACTTGAAAAGTCCGTGAGTTCAGGAGAACTCGAGTCACTGATTCAGAGTGGTACAGGAATTGAGGATGTTAGTGTGAGTACATCTGGTAAGCAGGCAACAGTTGAGTTAGGTGGTGCTGCAGACGTTGTTAAGTTCACGAATTCCGTGAATGGAACTGCAACCATCCTAAGTTACAGATCGGTTGGGCCGCTTCTCAGTGCACAGGCATTAAACCAGGTTTACTGGGCACTTGCATTTGCATTCATATTCATGTCCGTAACTGTATTTATAGTGTTCAGGAAAATCGTGCCATCCCTGGCAGTTATATGCTCCGCATTTGTGGATATAGTTGTTGCAGTTGGTGGAATGTCGCTCTTTGGAATACCTTTATCAATGGCATCGGTGGGTGCACTTCTGATGCTCATAGGTTACAGTGTGGACACAGATATTCTGCTTACAACCAGAGTTCTAAAGGACAGAGAAGGAACTGTGAATGAAAGAGCAGCAGGAGCCTTTAAAACAGGTATAACAATGACAGGAGCTGCAATTGGTGCAATGGCAGCACTTTATGTCATAACTATAGTGTTCATACCTTCTGCTAAGACTTTAAGTGAAATAGCTGCAGTTCTGATACTGGGTCTCCTTGCAGACCTCATGGCAACCTGGCTCATGAACCTTGGACTCCTAAGATGGTACATGGAGGGTCACAGATGA
- the argJ gene encoding bifunctional ornithine acetyltransferase/N-acetylglutamate synthase, translating to MKRVEGGICAVNGVTASGACEGDYGVSVIVSKNSTASAVFTSNKVVAAPVIITKDAVEDGRLSAIVANSGNANCFTGQEGMEDGMQMAKIVADKLELGTKDVAVASTGIIGRKLPMPVITDLINEAMENLKNSPKASRNVAEAIMTTDTFPKELAVETTLEDGNKVRIGGVCKGSGMIAPNMGTMLSFITTDVQASAEELQSALKEAVDKSFNMVVVDGDVSTNDMVVIMANGRSGRIDGKFQEALDYLCTELAKMIARDGEGATKFMEVEVKGAESLEDARSAAKAVVSSSLVKTAIFGADPNWGRIVAAVGYSGAEMDEEEVTISLKSDENMVNIVDNGVVKAYEGSKELVTAEDVMESSDIKITVDLNLGEYSAKAYGCDLSYEYVRINAEYST from the coding sequence ATGAAAAGAGTAGAAGGAGGAATCTGTGCTGTAAATGGAGTAACTGCTTCAGGAGCCTGTGAAGGAGACTACGGGGTTTCAGTCATAGTATCAAAGAACAGTACTGCATCTGCAGTTTTCACTTCAAACAAGGTTGTTGCAGCGCCTGTCATAATAACAAAGGATGCTGTGGAGGATGGCAGACTATCTGCAATTGTGGCAAACAGTGGAAACGCAAACTGCTTCACAGGCCAAGAAGGCATGGAAGATGGTATGCAAATGGCAAAGATTGTTGCAGATAAACTTGAACTTGGAACAAAGGATGTTGCCGTTGCTTCCACAGGTATAATAGGCAGAAAACTTCCAATGCCAGTAATAACGGATCTCATAAACGAAGCTATGGAAAACCTCAAAAATTCTCCTAAAGCCTCAAGAAATGTTGCAGAAGCTATAATGACAACAGATACTTTTCCAAAAGAGCTTGCAGTTGAAACAACCCTTGAAGATGGAAATAAAGTGAGGATTGGCGGGGTTTGTAAAGGCTCAGGTATGATAGCACCCAACATGGGCACCATGCTCTCTTTCATAACAACGGATGTTCAGGCATCGGCAGAGGAACTTCAAAGTGCCCTCAAAGAGGCTGTGGACAAGAGTTTTAACATGGTTGTTGTGGATGGCGATGTGAGCACCAACGACATGGTGGTGATCATGGCAAACGGCAGATCCGGAAGGATAGATGGTAAATTCCAGGAGGCACTGGACTACCTCTGCACTGAACTTGCCAAGATGATTGCCCGAGACGGTGAGGGTGCAACCAAGTTCATGGAGGTTGAGGTTAAAGGTGCAGAAAGTCTGGAAGATGCAAGAAGTGCTGCAAAAGCAGTTGTATCATCATCACTCGTTAAAACTGCAATATTCGGTGCAGATCCAAACTGGGGCAGGATCGTTGCTGCTGTGGGCTATTCCGGAGCAGAAATGGATGAAGAAGAGGTTACCATATCCCTGAAATCTGATGAAAACATGGTTAACATAGTTGATAATGGTGTTGTGAAGGCCTACGAAGGTTCCAAGGAACTAGTTACTGCAGAGGACGTCATGGAAAGCTCGGATATAAAGATAACAGTGGATCTGAACCTTGGAGAATATTCAGCCAAAGCCTACGGATGTGACCTGAGCTATGAATACGTGAGGATAAACGCAGAGTACTCCACCTGA
- a CDS encoding metallophosphoesterase family protein produces the protein MAFIAHISDLHVGSLNFKEDLLIQAINNVNDMHPDVTVVTGDLTENGYYLEFEKAARYLDMIKSPMLVVPGNHDARHVGDECFEELIRERYGTLKLKKHGVKIIGLDSSEPDLDYGKVGRSQQTWMENELQSSEDDGLYKIIALHHHIIPVPRTGRERNVLSDAGDILQSVVNGNANLVLSGHKHMPHVWILENTAFATAGTVSSLRLRGKELSSFNTIIIEDDFIEIILNRADGTRRCLAKYENTCKVIN, from the coding sequence ATGGCATTTATCGCTCATATATCTGATTTGCATGTTGGTTCCCTTAACTTCAAAGAAGATCTTCTAATACAGGCAATAAACAACGTCAATGATATGCATCCTGATGTAACCGTAGTAACAGGGGATCTGACTGAGAATGGTTATTACCTTGAGTTTGAAAAGGCTGCAAGGTACCTGGACATGATAAAATCTCCAATGCTCGTTGTGCCTGGAAACCACGACGCACGGCACGTTGGAGATGAATGCTTTGAGGAGCTTATCCGAGAAAGATATGGAACTTTGAAGCTTAAAAAGCATGGAGTGAAGATCATTGGACTGGACAGCAGTGAACCAGACCTTGACTACGGGAAGGTTGGACGATCCCAGCAGACATGGATGGAAAACGAACTTCAAAGTAGCGAAGATGATGGTCTGTACAAGATAATAGCACTGCATCACCATATAATCCCAGTTCCAAGAACTGGTCGTGAAAGGAACGTGTTAAGTGATGCAGGTGATATACTACAGTCAGTTGTAAATGGAAATGCAAATTTGGTCCTTTCTGGACATAAACATATGCCACATGTGTGGATACTTGAAAATACTGCCTTTGCAACGGCAGGTACAGTTTCTTCCTTGAGGCTTCGAGGCAAAGAACTTTCTTCCTTTAACACCATAATAATAGAAGATGATTTTATAGAGATTATTTTGAACCGTGCTGATGGAACACGAAGATGTCTTGCAAAATATGAAAACACGTGTAAGGTGATCAATTGA
- the tgtA gene encoding tRNA guanosine(15) transglycosylase TgtA yields MGRIGILQTPHGNIKTPALMPVIHPGKQTLDVKKYGAELVITNAYIMYKNEELKEKVLEEGVHSFIDFPGPIITDSGSFQLSVYGDIDVTNTEIIEFQEAIGTDIGTSLDIPTPPFVTRERAEKDLEITLERAHQAIEVRKDLMLNSVVQGSTFKDLRSKCADEIGKLDFEVYPIGAVVPLMESYKYSELVDVVMASVTHLPDSKPRHLMGAGHPMVFALAVAMGCDLFDSAAYILYAKDDRFLMPSGTYKLQNLVEMPCSCPVCTSYTPDDLRAMKKDERMRLIAQHNLHVSFAEIRTIKQAIVDGNLMELVEQRCRAHPYLLDALRNLKNYTSEFERYDPSSKKSAFFYSGPESLARPEIKRHLDKVERIPKKSNLVLIPRSRKPYSKNIREFGEFYMKDSEEVQNMDRIWDDVQIAVVDVPFGVIPLEIDEVYPLAQNESPLKNDLDALQFVRTHVEDYMENFEHVIINKKVLKTFGIGCDGFDQDEIDSTIDSEFDPSKYGFLEVDVDPSIVRAVDDEEKIRCIADYQFGAGSGDSLFRGDIKIVKSRKTGKIRHVYDGETLIATLRASDSVFVLDREGARRLHSHLEYPKKRVGVNSDAEPFAREGKSIFAKFVIDCDIDIKANDEVLIVNENDELLAFGKAILCGHEIMDFKTGQAVKTRKGGL; encoded by the coding sequence ATGGGTAGAATAGGGATACTCCAAACACCACACGGAAACATTAAAACACCAGCTTTGATGCCTGTGATCCATCCCGGAAAACAGACACTGGACGTTAAGAAGTACGGTGCAGAACTGGTTATAACAAATGCATATATAATGTACAAAAATGAGGAACTGAAGGAGAAGGTTCTGGAAGAGGGGGTTCACAGCTTCATAGATTTTCCAGGGCCCATTATAACTGATTCTGGTTCTTTCCAGCTTTCTGTGTACGGTGATATTGATGTTACCAACACCGAGATCATAGAGTTTCAGGAGGCAATTGGAACGGATATTGGAACATCACTGGACATACCAACTCCACCATTTGTAACAAGGGAAAGGGCAGAGAAGGACCTTGAAATAACCCTTGAAAGGGCTCATCAGGCCATTGAAGTCCGGAAGGATCTCATGTTGAACTCAGTTGTTCAGGGCTCAACCTTCAAGGACCTCAGAAGCAAGTGTGCAGATGAAATAGGAAAACTTGACTTTGAGGTGTACCCAATAGGGGCAGTTGTTCCCCTCATGGAATCCTACAAGTACTCAGAACTCGTTGATGTTGTTATGGCATCTGTAACCCACTTGCCCGACTCAAAGCCCAGACACCTCATGGGTGCAGGTCATCCAATGGTCTTTGCCCTTGCAGTTGCAATGGGATGCGATCTCTTTGATTCTGCAGCTTACATTCTCTACGCCAAGGATGATAGGTTTCTGATGCCAAGTGGAACCTACAAACTCCAGAACCTGGTTGAGATGCCATGTTCGTGTCCTGTTTGCACATCCTACACACCGGACGATCTGAGGGCAATGAAGAAGGATGAGAGGATGAGGCTCATAGCCCAGCACAACCTTCATGTGAGTTTTGCAGAGATTAGAACCATTAAACAGGCCATAGTTGATGGAAACCTAATGGAGCTTGTGGAGCAGCGGTGCAGAGCACATCCTTACCTTCTTGATGCTCTGAGGAACCTTAAAAATTATACCTCAGAGTTTGAAAGGTACGATCCATCCAGTAAAAAATCTGCATTCTTCTATTCTGGTCCTGAATCACTTGCAAGACCTGAAATAAAGAGGCATCTGGATAAGGTTGAAAGGATACCCAAAAAGAGCAATCTTGTACTTATTCCAAGATCCAGAAAACCCTACTCAAAGAACATACGTGAGTTTGGAGAGTTTTACATGAAAGATTCAGAAGAGGTTCAGAACATGGATAGGATTTGGGATGATGTTCAAATAGCTGTTGTGGATGTTCCCTTTGGAGTGATTCCCCTTGAGATCGATGAGGTGTACCCTCTGGCCCAGAATGAATCCCCACTTAAAAATGACCTCGATGCTCTCCAATTCGTTAGAACCCATGTTGAAGATTATATGGAAAACTTTGAACATGTTATAATCAATAAAAAGGTTTTAAAGACCTTTGGTATTGGCTGTGATGGTTTTGATCAGGATGAGATTGATTCAACTATAGATTCAGAGTTTGATCCGTCAAAATATGGATTTTTGGAGGTTGATGTGGATCCATCCATTGTAAGGGCTGTGGATGATGAGGAAAAAATAAGGTGTATAGCTGACTACCAGTTCGGTGCAGGATCAGGCGATTCCCTCTTTAGGGGAGATATAAAAATTGTTAAAAGCAGAAAAACTGGTAAAATAAGGCATGTTTATGATGGAGAAACCCTTATTGCAACTTTACGTGCAAGCGATAGTGTTTTCGTCCTTGACAGAGAAGGTGCACGGCGTTTACATTCTCACCTTGAATATCCCAAAAAAAGGGTTGGTGTAAACAGTGATGCTGAACCATTTGCAAGGGAAGGAAAAAGTATATTTGCTAAATTTGTTATAGATTGTGATATAGATATCAAAGCAAATGATGAAGTTCTGATCGTAAACGAAAATGATGAACTACTGGCCTTTGGAAAGGCAATTTTATGCGGTCATGAGATAATGGACTTTAAAACGGGTCAGGCTGTAAAAACTAGGAAAGGAGGATTATAA
- the argB gene encoding acetylglutamate kinase, with amino-acid sequence METVNILIEALPYIKKFHKKKILIKYGGHAMIDDTTMSSTARDTVLLKYVGMKPIVVHGGGPEISRSMNKLGKEPKFIGGLRITDQETMEIIKMVLVGKINTDIVSKVCVHGGKGIGISGKDNLLLNARKRAPQVIVDGETGEETTIDLGLVGEIDSVNPEVIDMLTMNDYIPIISPIGVDDRGNTLNLNADTVAGDVASSVDAEKLIILTDVPGILEDPNDPETLIKKVQADEVMELIDQGIVKDGMIPKVMTCLQAVENGVSSAHIIDGRIQHSVLLEIFTKKGIGTMIKG; translated from the coding sequence ATGGAAACAGTTAATATTTTAATTGAGGCACTGCCTTACATCAAGAAATTTCATAAAAAGAAGATTCTCATAAAGTACGGTGGACATGCGATGATAGATGATACCACCATGAGCTCCACCGCCCGCGATACAGTTCTTTTGAAGTACGTGGGTATGAAACCCATAGTAGTCCATGGTGGAGGTCCTGAAATCTCAAGATCCATGAACAAACTGGGTAAAGAACCTAAATTCATTGGAGGACTGAGGATAACAGACCAGGAAACAATGGAAATAATTAAAATGGTTCTGGTGGGAAAGATAAACACTGATATAGTTTCAAAGGTATGTGTCCATGGTGGAAAGGGTATTGGAATCTCTGGAAAGGACAATCTCCTCTTGAATGCCCGAAAAAGAGCTCCTCAAGTAATCGTGGATGGAGAAACAGGTGAAGAAACAACCATAGACCTTGGTCTTGTTGGGGAAATAGACTCTGTAAATCCAGAAGTTATTGACATGCTCACTATGAACGATTACATTCCTATAATATCTCCAATAGGAGTGGATGACAGGGGAAATACTTTAAATCTCAACGCAGATACTGTTGCAGGGGATGTTGCATCATCTGTAGATGCTGAAAAGCTCATAATCCTGACTGATGTTCCGGGAATACTTGAAGATCCAAATGACCCTGAAACCCTTATAAAAAAGGTGCAAGCTGATGAAGTTATGGAACTCATAGATCAGGGCATAGTCAAGGATGGGATGATACCTAAAGTCATGACTTGCCTCCAGGCAGTTGAGAATGGAGTTTCTTCAGCTCATATCATTGATGGAAGAATTCAGCACTCTGTTCTCCTTGAAATTTTTACAAAAAAGGGTATTGGAACCATGATTAAGGGTTGA
- a CDS encoding NYN domain-containing protein, translating into MRVIVDASNVAHFGKEKDGKPILENISKAVKALKELGYEPVLIADASLRHEIDEKEEFKKLLENDRIMQVPSGTTADHYILKMAEEEDAKILSNDVFRDYFDEFQDVASRRIPYTITDGNVSIGKSSKPKKIKNILQKICSQTLTDFEKKGLDAYKQKKNKKLSGIAVAKEAIDRISKSKEDSIDSKIEDMFNKIPLFGKVMNMVEDAEKTSDFIIFVLVSPRDYRDAVKNAGNIAVTVGDRLKLDHAPLVAVRNDLFTKPGTFELNIIYSDEILEESPYNVNITINDHDYAFVKKNSRNIASTVAARLGTWKFPIVSVKPSMLMEKPGHFDITLEKGGEK; encoded by the coding sequence TTGAGAGTAATTGTTGATGCATCCAACGTAGCCCATTTCGGGAAAGAAAAGGATGGAAAACCAATTTTAGAAAATATATCAAAGGCTGTTAAGGCCCTCAAAGAATTAGGTTATGAACCTGTTCTAATAGCAGATGCATCCCTCAGGCACGAAATAGATGAAAAAGAGGAGTTTAAAAAGCTTCTTGAAAATGATAGGATCATGCAGGTGCCATCAGGTACAACTGCAGACCATTACATACTTAAAATGGCTGAAGAAGAGGATGCTAAAATCCTTTCAAACGATGTTTTCAGGGATTACTTCGATGAATTTCAGGACGTAGCAAGCAGGAGAATTCCATACACCATAACAGATGGTAACGTTTCAATTGGAAAGTCGTCCAAGCCCAAGAAGATAAAAAATATACTCCAGAAGATATGCTCCCAAACCCTGACCGACTTCGAGAAAAAGGGTTTAGATGCGTACAAACAGAAAAAGAACAAAAAACTCAGTGGTATAGCTGTTGCAAAAGAAGCAATTGACAGGATCAGCAAAAGTAAAGAGGACAGTATAGATTCCAAGATAGAAGACATGTTCAATAAGATACCCCTCTTTGGTAAGGTCATGAACATGGTTGAAGACGCTGAAAAAACCAGTGACTTCATTATATTCGTGCTCGTTAGTCCACGTGACTACAGGGATGCTGTGAAAAACGCTGGAAACATAGCCGTTACAGTTGGTGATAGACTGAAACTGGATCATGCCCCCCTTGTGGCAGTTAGAAATGATCTTTTCACAAAACCCGGCACATTTGAACTTAATATTATTTATTCAGATGAAATACTTGAAGAATCTCCCTACAACGTAAACATAACCATAAACGACCATGATTACGCCTTTGTAAAGAAAAATTCAAGGAACATTGCAAGTACAGTTGCTGCGAGACTTGGAACATGGAAATTCCCAATAGTGTCAGTGAAACCCAGTATGCTCATGGAAAAACCTGGGCACTTCGATATAACGTTAGAGAAGGGAGGAGAAAAATAA
- a CDS encoding flavodoxin family protein, with protein MVKIIGMVGSPREDGNTSFLVKTALKSAEDAGAETELINLGSAEIEPCVACDICKATGECAIYDDMREISEKLAGADGIIMGSPVYFGGVTSQMKMFMDRSRPLRASFKLRDKVCGAIAVGASRNGGQETTISSIHEFLLIQDAIIVGDGAPAAHYGGTGVGGPIGSTQNDDVGMETSKNLGKRVVELAKKLNE; from the coding sequence TTGGTTAAGATCATAGGAATGGTTGGAAGCCCAAGGGAAGATGGAAACACATCTTTTCTCGTTAAAACAGCACTCAAATCAGCAGAGGATGCAGGTGCAGAAACAGAACTTATAAATCTTGGATCTGCAGAAATAGAACCCTGTGTTGCATGTGATATCTGCAAAGCAACGGGTGAATGTGCAATATACGATGATATGAGGGAAATCTCAGAGAAACTTGCAGGTGCAGATGGTATCATAATGGGAAGCCCAGTTTACTTTGGAGGAGTAACATCTCAGATGAAGATGTTCATGGACAGGTCAAGACCACTCAGGGCAAGTTTCAAACTCAGGGACAAGGTCTGTGGAGCAATAGCAGTGGGAGCTTCAAGAAATGGTGGTCAGGAAACAACCATATCCTCGATACACGAGTTCCTTCTTATACAGGATGCAATAATCGTTGGAGATGGAGCACCAGCAGCCCATTACGGAGGTACAGGAGTTGGAGGTCCAATTGGAAGCACCCAAAATGATGATGTAGGAATGGAAACCTCTAAAAACCTGGGAAAAAGAGTTGTTGAACTTGCAAAGAAATTGAATGAATGA
- a CDS encoding nascent polypeptide-associated complex protein — MLPGAGMNPKQLKQMQRSMKQMGMDMKDVKGVTEVVIKLKNKEILIKNPKVNLMNFMGQETYQITGKVKEQAVEAELEIPDEDVELVSTQTGTTKEEAIKALKEAGGDLAEAIMKLQK, encoded by the coding sequence ATGTTACCTGGAGCGGGAATGAATCCCAAACAACTTAAACAAATGCAGAGATCAATGAAACAAATGGGAATGGACATGAAGGATGTCAAGGGTGTTACAGAGGTCGTCATAAAACTCAAAAACAAAGAAATCCTCATAAAAAACCCTAAAGTAAATTTAATGAATTTCATGGGTCAAGAAACCTATCAAATAACAGGTAAGGTTAAGGAACAGGCAGTTGAAGCTGAACTTGAGATACCTGATGAGGATGTTGAACTGGTTTCCACACAAACAGGCACCACTAAAGAAGAAGCTATTAAAGCCTTAAAAGAGGCTGGTGGGGACCTTGCAGAGGCTATAATGAAACTTCAGAAGTAA
- a CDS encoding flavodoxin family protein — MKIVVLYYSRTRKTALAAKTLAKGVGADIIEFMDLKDRMGPLNYMGATIDALRENKTQIKPDSADISEYGLVYIGTPTWGGKPAPAVITLIDRCDLQGKDVILFTTMSGKGGESVIKRMREKVEARGGRMVNSFVIPTSNKSSDEIREYVESVVEKQDLTLYGI; from the coding sequence ATGAAGATAGTAGTTCTATATTACTCAAGAACCCGTAAAACTGCACTGGCTGCAAAAACCCTTGCAAAGGGAGTTGGAGCAGATATAATAGAATTCATGGACCTTAAAGATAGAATGGGACCCCTAAATTATATGGGGGCAACAATTGACGCTTTAAGAGAAAATAAAACTCAGATAAAACCTGATTCTGCAGATATCAGCGAGTACGGTCTTGTTTATATTGGAACCCCTACTTGGGGTGGGAAACCTGCCCCTGCAGTCATTACCTTAATTGACAGATGCGATCTCCAGGGCAAAGACGTGATCTTATTCACCACAATGAGTGGTAAAGGTGGTGAAAGTGTTATCAAAAGAATGCGTGAAAAAGTAGAGGCCCGCGGAGGTAGAATGGTAAATTCATTTGTAATTCCAACTTCAAATAAAAGTTCTGATGAGATCAGAGAATATGTGGAAAGTGTAGTTGAAAAGCAGGATTTGACGCTCTATGGGATATGA
- the argC gene encoding N-acetyl-gamma-glutamyl-phosphate reductase, whose product MIEVGIVGASGYTGGELLKFLNNHPQVEIIAATSRQFEGVPIHKVHPHLRDMNIQFENIQPGDLDADLVFTATPHGASMKIVPEILETGARVVDLSGDYRFDDYDVYEKWYGFKHTHPLKAVYGLPEINREKIRGADLVANPGCFPTGGILASLPIVSEGLVDTLIIDSKSGVSGAGVKPTEKTHYPNCSDNVSPYAVTSHRHMPEIQEKLGNFGDVRVSFTPHLVPVTRGILTTVHSFLKEDVSSDYIKEVYDNFYKDEPFVRVLDVSEVPGLSSVRGSNYCHIGCFDIDENGRLVVASSIDNLVKGASGQAVHNMNLMFGFPETEAIDQMGMHP is encoded by the coding sequence ATGATAGAAGTAGGAATAGTTGGAGCAAGCGGTTACACTGGAGGAGAACTCCTGAAATTTTTAAACAACCATCCCCAGGTTGAAATCATTGCTGCAACATCAAGACAGTTTGAAGGCGTTCCAATTCATAAGGTGCATCCTCATCTTCGTGATATGAATATCCAATTTGAGAACATTCAACCAGGAGATCTTGATGCAGACCTGGTTTTTACGGCAACCCCCCATGGTGCTTCAATGAAGATCGTACCGGAAATACTTGAAACAGGAGCAAGAGTTGTTGATCTCTCAGGAGATTACCGTTTCGATGACTACGATGTATATGAGAAGTGGTACGGTTTCAAACACACCCATCCACTCAAGGCAGTCTACGGACTTCCAGAGATCAACAGAGAGAAAATCAGAGGTGCGGATCTCGTTGCAAATCCAGGTTGTTTCCCAACCGGGGGAATACTTGCATCTCTACCAATCGTTTCAGAGGGACTTGTTGATACCCTGATAATAGATTCAAAAAGTGGTGTAAGCGGTGCAGGAGTCAAACCAACAGAAAAAACCCATTATCCCAACTGCAGTGATAATGTTTCTCCATACGCTGTTACAAGCCACAGGCACATGCCTGAGATCCAGGAGAAACTAGGTAACTTTGGAGACGTGAGGGTTTCATTCACACCACACCTTGTACCTGTTACACGGGGAATTCTAACAACTGTTCACAGCTTCCTGAAAGAAGACGTGAGTTCTGATTACATAAAAGAAGTTTACGACAACTTCTACAAGGACGAACCTTTTGTAAGAGTTCTTGATGTGAGTGAAGTACCAGGTTTAAGTTCCGTTAGAGGATCCAACTACTGCCACATTGGATGTTTTGATATAGATGAAAATGGAAGGCTTGTAGTTGCATCATCCATTGATAACCTGGTTAAAGGTGCATCGGGTCAGGCTGTTCACAACATGAACCTGATGTTCGGGTTCCCTGAAACTGAAGCAATAGATCAAATGGGCATGCACCCCTAA